In Bacteroidota bacterium, a single window of DNA contains:
- a CDS encoding S8 family serine peptidase, giving the protein MKRIPSAVVIFLCCFSLSPAQSSSQPAVFGKLDSRLRAIVEHSSSFGVLGKFLPPGAAADKAGGKYNIIVYSSNVQEAILTGVQPRTVTSNFFTADATADQIGKLSVLGSVEYIALARRYKPALDKSVPEIHADKLQNGSYNGTSYTGKNVIVGFVDTGIDWTHLDFRADSDATQSRILWMWDQTGSGGAPAGFTKGTEYSQAQISAELGASPPHVVKEKDTDGHGTHVAGIAAGDGSSNGGKYKGVAPNADIIFVKTTFNDADIIDGITYIRQKAEAAGKPFVINLSLGSQSGAHDGTDAMETDIDQELAKPGRAVVVAAGNEGTDQIHADTTLTQGGTATYQFSIPAYTASGATDNDYVEFDLWYQSQDQLTVTVTSPNGAVVSAISGNLTTVQTSTNDGAVEIDNASNGVSPLNQLNECVIFIYDSSPTKPPRAGTWQIKVSAVSIGQGGGEYDLWLSDSQLSTSNGATPLLTTGYSFRKLVGSPGTSKKAITVGSYITKFKWPSIDGHTYSFVGEDTLIGQYSAFSSMGPTRDGRQKPEICGPGEVIVSALSKDSSPDTALIDPDGEHVVLQGTSMATPHVAGVAALLLQAKPGYTSDQIKNAMTSTARKDVFTGGSVSSQWGYGKIDATGSMGSVLAVKEVTASVPRNFSLEQNYPNPFNPSTQIHYTLPQNFRGMVSLTVFDILGKKVAALVNEEQTAGTYTATWNAATSASGVYFCMLRAGTFFDVKKMVLMK; this is encoded by the coding sequence ATGAAGCGCATACCTTCCGCCGTCGTTATCTTCCTTTGCTGTTTCTCTTTGTCTCCGGCTCAAAGCAGCAGCCAACCGGCCGTTTTCGGCAAGCTCGACAGCCGTCTCCGCGCGATCGTCGAGCATAGTTCCTCTTTCGGCGTGCTTGGAAAATTCCTTCCGCCGGGGGCTGCGGCCGATAAGGCCGGCGGTAAATACAATATCATCGTCTATTCGAGCAACGTTCAGGAAGCGATCCTCACGGGTGTTCAGCCGAGGACGGTGACATCAAATTTTTTTACCGCTGATGCGACAGCGGACCAGATCGGAAAGCTTTCGGTCCTCGGGAGCGTCGAATACATTGCGCTGGCCAGGAGATACAAACCGGCTCTCGACAAGAGTGTTCCCGAAATACATGCCGATAAGCTTCAAAACGGATCCTATAACGGGACATCGTACACGGGCAAGAATGTCATCGTAGGGTTTGTCGATACCGGCATCGACTGGACACACCTTGATTTTCGGGCCGATAGCGACGCGACCCAGTCGAGGATTTTGTGGATGTGGGATCAGACGGGGTCGGGGGGCGCTCCCGCGGGCTTTACCAAAGGGACCGAATATTCGCAAGCGCAGATCAGCGCCGAGCTCGGTGCTTCTCCCCCCCACGTTGTGAAAGAGAAGGACACCGACGGACATGGGACGCACGTCGCGGGGATCGCGGCTGGGGATGGTTCTTCGAACGGCGGCAAATATAAGGGGGTGGCGCCGAACGCTGATATTATTTTCGTCAAGACGACTTTTAATGATGCGGACATCATCGACGGCATCACCTATATCCGCCAAAAAGCGGAAGCAGCGGGGAAACCGTTCGTCATCAATTTGAGCCTTGGTTCACAGAGCGGCGCACACGACGGGACCGACGCCATGGAGACCGATATCGATCAGGAACTTGCCAAACCGGGACGGGCGGTCGTTGTTGCGGCCGGCAACGAAGGGACGGACCAGATCCACGCCGACACCACGCTCACGCAGGGAGGCACCGCAACGTATCAATTCTCGATTCCGGCGTATACTGCGTCAGGCGCCACGGACAATGACTACGTCGAATTTGATCTATGGTACCAGAGTCAAGATCAGTTGACGGTAACGGTGACCAGCCCTAACGGCGCAGTCGTTTCGGCGATCTCGGGGAATCTCACGACGGTTCAGACCTCCACGAACGACGGAGCGGTGGAAATCGACAACGCATCTAACGGCGTCAGTCCCTTGAACCAGCTCAACGAATGCGTCATCTTCATTTATGATTCTTCTCCGACCAAACCTCCACGGGCCGGCACATGGCAGATAAAAGTATCCGCCGTATCGATCGGCCAGGGAGGGGGGGAGTACGACCTGTGGCTCAGCGATTCTCAGCTTTCAACGTCGAACGGCGCAACACCCCTCTTGACCACCGGCTATTCGTTTCGGAAACTTGTCGGCTCGCCCGGGACATCGAAGAAGGCGATCACCGTCGGCTCATACATCACAAAATTCAAGTGGCCCTCTATTGACGGGCACACCTACTCGTTTGTCGGGGAAGATACTCTTATCGGTCAGTATTCCGCGTTCAGCAGCATGGGACCGACAAGGGACGGAAGGCAGAAGCCTGAGATCTGCGGTCCGGGAGAGGTGATCGTCTCCGCATTGTCGAAAGATTCGTCACCGGACACCGCCTTGATCGATCCCGACGGTGAACATGTTGTGCTGCAAGGGACGAGCATGGCGACGCCTCACGTCGCAGGAGTGGCAGCGCTTCTTCTGCAGGCAAAGCCGGGGTACACTTCGGATCAAATCAAGAATGCGATGACATCCACCGCGCGTAAGGATGTGTTCACCGGCGGTTCAGTCAGCAGCCAGTGGGGGTATGGGAAGATCGATGCAACCGGGTCAATGGGTTCGGTCCTGGCCGTCAAGGAAGTTACTGCATCGGTGCCCAGAAATTTTTCGCTTGAACAAAACTATCCCAATCCGTTCAACCCCTCGACCCAGATTCACTATACGCTTCCGCAAAATTTCAGAGGGATGGTGTCGTTGACGGTTTTTGACATCCTTGGCAAAAAGGTCGCCGCACTCGTCAACGAAGAACAGACAGCGGGAACGTATACCGCGACGTGGAATGCTGCAACTTCCGCGAGCGGGGTGTATTTCTGCATGCTCCGAGCGGGGACCTTCTTCGATGTCAAGAAGATGGTCTTGATGAAATAG
- a CDS encoding P-II family nitrogen regulator, whose amino-acid sequence MKKIEAIIRPFKLDDVREALSEIGVRGMTLTEVKGYGRQKGHAEIYRGSEYQIDFLPKIKIEVVVSSDFANKVIETILKVAKTGQVGDGKIFVTSIDEAIRIRTEESGEEAI is encoded by the coding sequence ATGAAAAAAATTGAAGCCATTATCCGCCCCTTTAAGCTCGACGATGTCCGCGAAGCGTTGTCGGAGATCGGCGTGCGTGGGATGACATTGACGGAGGTGAAGGGGTACGGCAGACAGAAGGGACATGCGGAAATTTACCGGGGGTCGGAGTATCAGATCGATTTCCTTCCCAAGATCAAGATTGAAGTTGTTGTCTCCAGCGACTTTGCCAATAAGGTGATCGAAACGATTCTCAAGGTCGCAAAAACCGGTCAAGTCGGTGATGGGAAGATCTTTGTTACTTCGATCGACGAAGCCATCCGCATCCGGACGGAAGAATCGGGCGAAGAAGCGATTTGA
- the secA gene encoding preprotein translocase subunit SecA, whose translation MFDVLKKIFGSKHEKDVQQLLPVVEEINRHCESYKSLTDDELRAKTAEFKKRIADETAEGNAHLAELRERLKTDIPFEEREKVYDEIDEEEKELNETVKEILDEILPEAFAVVKDTCRRLVGQMWEVAGNKVVWDMVPFDVQLIGGIVLHQGKISEMATGEGKTLVATLPMYLNALAGKGVHLVTVNDYLALRDSQWMGKIFEFHGLTVGCILQNQDPPHRRLQYAADITYGTNNEFGFDYLRDNMVGTPDDMVQRGHYYAIVDEVDSVLIDEARTPLIISGPVEVDDQKFGEMKPRVERLVTAQRNLVAKIVNEAESLLQDEKKQDEAGVLLLRANRGAPKNKKLIKIFSDGGAKKLMQQTESVYLAEQSKRMHEIDDELYYAVDEKNHSIDLTEKGRELLAGNSDTEFFVIPDIGTEMSLIENNQELTPEQKQAKKDEANKLYAERSDTIHTVLQLLKAYSLYEKDDEYVVTDDGKVMIVDEFTGRLLHGRRYSDGLHQAIEAKEGVKVERDTQTMATVTLQNYFRLYKKLAGMTGTAETEAAEFFEIYKLDVVSIPTNVKAIREDLEDVVYKTKREKYNAVIAEIEEMREKRRPVLVGTTSVEVSETISRMLKRKGVPHNVLNAKQHQREAEIVQNAGLPGAVTIATNMAGRGTDIKLGPGVREVGGLHIVGTERHEARRIDRQLRGRSGRQGDPGSSKFFLSLEDDLLRLFGSERIAGIMERMGLQEGEVIQHSMITKSIERAQKKVEENNFGIRKRLLEYDNVMNQQREVIYAKRRHALLGERLKDDIFSMLGDFIDELVEEHYDQGNLAQLKDALRVNLLVDLPMTPEEFQTLGKDGVKAEAVKCASEFYRRKEEKIGAEIMGNVERLAMLQVIDVRWKEHLREMDDLKEGIHLRAYGQKDPILEYKGEAFNMFIEMIGMINREALNLVFKLFPERTEQLPLPQSRRPVHRGQLTMTHDAATGLGFHANREPVEGNENTRGTPPQPSAPKVQQLHAGEKIGRNDPCPCGSGKKYKNCHGK comes from the coding sequence ATGTTCGATGTGTTGAAAAAAATATTCGGCAGCAAGCACGAGAAAGATGTTCAGCAGCTTCTGCCGGTTGTCGAGGAAATTAATCGTCACTGTGAGTCCTATAAATCACTGACCGATGATGAACTTCGTGCAAAGACCGCAGAGTTTAAGAAGCGGATCGCGGATGAGACCGCGGAGGGGAATGCTCATCTTGCGGAACTGCGGGAGCGATTGAAAACCGATATTCCGTTCGAAGAACGGGAAAAGGTGTATGACGAGATCGACGAAGAGGAAAAAGAGCTAAACGAGACCGTGAAGGAGATCCTTGACGAAATCCTCCCCGAGGCCTTTGCGGTCGTGAAGGATACGTGCAGGCGTCTCGTCGGGCAAATGTGGGAAGTCGCCGGCAACAAAGTTGTCTGGGACATGGTGCCGTTCGACGTACAGCTGATCGGAGGCATTGTCCTCCATCAGGGGAAAATTTCCGAGATGGCCACCGGCGAAGGGAAAACACTCGTTGCGACGCTGCCGATGTATTTGAACGCGCTGGCTGGCAAGGGAGTTCACCTCGTCACCGTTAACGATTACCTTGCGCTCCGCGACAGCCAGTGGATGGGAAAAATATTTGAATTCCACGGGCTGACGGTCGGATGCATTCTCCAGAATCAAGACCCTCCGCATCGGAGGCTGCAATATGCCGCGGATATCACCTACGGCACGAACAACGAGTTCGGCTTCGATTATCTCCGCGACAACATGGTCGGGACGCCGGACGACATGGTCCAGCGCGGCCATTATTATGCCATCGTCGACGAGGTTGACTCCGTCCTCATCGATGAAGCGAGAACGCCTCTCATCATCAGCGGGCCGGTGGAAGTTGACGACCAGAAGTTCGGCGAAATGAAGCCCCGGGTCGAACGGCTTGTTACCGCCCAGCGAAATCTCGTCGCGAAAATAGTGAACGAAGCGGAGTCGCTGCTGCAAGATGAAAAGAAGCAGGATGAAGCGGGGGTTCTTCTTCTGCGGGCAAACAGAGGCGCGCCGAAAAATAAAAAGCTGATCAAGATTTTTTCCGACGGCGGCGCAAAGAAACTGATGCAGCAGACGGAATCGGTCTACCTGGCCGAGCAGTCGAAGCGGATGCATGAGATCGACGACGAGCTCTACTATGCGGTCGACGAAAAGAATCATTCTATCGACCTGACCGAAAAAGGGCGCGAGCTGCTGGCCGGAAATTCGGACACGGAGTTCTTCGTGATTCCCGACATCGGGACCGAGATGAGCCTTATCGAGAACAATCAGGAGCTGACCCCGGAGCAGAAGCAGGCCAAGAAGGACGAAGCGAACAAGCTGTACGCGGAAAGGAGCGACACCATTCATACGGTGCTCCAGCTCCTGAAGGCATACTCGCTGTATGAAAAGGACGACGAGTATGTGGTGACCGACGACGGAAAAGTGATGATCGTCGATGAATTCACGGGACGCCTGTTGCACGGACGGCGGTACTCCGACGGCCTGCATCAGGCGATCGAGGCGAAGGAGGGAGTGAAGGTCGAACGCGATACTCAGACGATGGCCACGGTCACCCTCCAGAATTATTTCCGCCTCTACAAAAAGCTAGCCGGCATGACCGGCACGGCCGAGACAGAGGCCGCCGAGTTCTTCGAGATCTACAAGCTCGACGTCGTCTCCATTCCGACGAATGTCAAGGCGATCCGGGAGGATCTCGAGGATGTCGTGTATAAGACGAAGCGCGAAAAGTACAACGCGGTGATCGCGGAGATCGAGGAAATGCGGGAGAAGCGGCGTCCGGTGCTGGTCGGAACGACGAGCGTTGAGGTCTCGGAGACGATCAGCAGGATGTTGAAGCGGAAGGGGGTTCCCCACAACGTGTTGAACGCAAAGCAGCACCAGCGTGAAGCAGAAATTGTGCAGAACGCCGGACTTCCCGGCGCCGTCACCATCGCGACGAACATGGCGGGACGCGGAACCGACATCAAACTCGGACCGGGCGTCCGCGAGGTCGGCGGGCTGCATATCGTCGGAACCGAACGCCACGAGGCGCGCCGCATCGACCGCCAGCTCCGCGGCCGGTCGGGACGGCAAGGCGACCCCGGTTCATCAAAATTCTTCCTTTCGCTGGAAGACGACCTCCTCCGTCTGTTCGGCAGCGAACGCATCGCCGGCATCATGGAGCGGATGGGGCTGCAGGAAGGGGAAGTGATCCAGCACAGCATGATCACGAAGTCGATCGAGCGGGCGCAGAAGAAGGTCGAGGAGAACAACTTTGGCATCCGAAAGAGGCTGCTCGAATACGACAACGTAATGAACCAGCAGCGCGAGGTGATCTACGCCAAACGGCGTCACGCCTTGCTCGGCGAACGACTGAAGGACGACATCTTCTCGATGCTCGGCGACTTTATCGATGAGCTCGTCGAAGAACATTACGATCAAGGCAACCTCGCGCAGCTGAAGGATGCGCTGCGGGTGAACCTGCTTGTCGACCTCCCTATGACTCCTGAAGAATTTCAAACCCTCGGGAAAGACGGCGTAAAGGCGGAAGCCGTGAAATGCGCTTCGGAGTTTTATCGGCGGAAAGAGGAGAAGATCGGCGCTGAAATTATGGGGAACGTTGAACGGCTCGCAATGCTGCAGGTGATCGACGTCCGATGGAAGGAACATTTGCGTGAGATGGATGACCTCAAAGAGGGGATCCACCTTCGCGCGTACGGGCAAAAAGATCCGATCCTGGAATACAAAGGGGAAGCGTTCAACATGTTCATCGAGATGATCGGCATGATCAACCGCGAAGCGCTGAACCTCGTCTTCAAGCTGTTCCCGGAAAGGACGGAACAGCTCCCGCTGCCGCAATCGCGCCGCCCAGTGCATCGCGGACAATTGACCATGACCCATGACGCTGCGACGGGGCTTGGATTCCACGCCAACCGCGAACCGGTAGAAGGAAACGAGAATACGCGTGGTACTCCTCCCCAGCCGTCCGCCCCCAAAGTTCAGCAGCTTCATGCCGGAGAAAAGATCGGCAGAAACGACCCGTGCCCATGCGGCAGCGGGAAAAAATACAAGAACTGCCACGGAAAGTAG